Below is a genomic region from Bacillota bacterium.
TTGCACCGAGCGAGAGGCCATCCCCAAGATCTTGCAGGCAGGGAAGGACCTGCGGGATGAGGGGGTCATGGCCCTTATTGTAAGCTGTGCAGCCGACCCAGGGGTGCAGGCTCTCCGGCGCCAAGTGTCCATTCCCGTGATTGGGGCTGGCTCGGCAGGGGCCTCCGTCGCCTTGGCCCTGGGGGGCCCTGTGGGCGTACTGGGTATAACCGGGGAGGCCCCGGAGGCCATGGCCAGGGTCCTGGGCCAGAACCTGGCCGGGGTCGCGCGGCCGGAAAAGGTAAAGACCACCTTGGACCTCCAGGCTGGCGGCGCCCTAGAGGAGGTCGAAAGGGCCGCTCGCGGG
It encodes:
- a CDS encoding aspartate/glutamate racemase family protein, which gives rise to MYNVGLIRVLTVDDEEALNLHGAIIQEYLPQLRVISRCIPDQPCGIYDACTEREAIPKILQAGKDLRDEGVMALIVSCAADPGVQALRRQVSIPVIGAGSAGASVALALGGPVGVLGITGEAPEAMARVLGQNLAGVARPEKVKTTLDLQAGGALEEVERAARGLVEGGARSIALACTGMTTCGAASHLAKRIDAPVVDPVLAAALAAYSAVVTRGLGGKA